One Ursus arctos isolate Adak ecotype North America unplaced genomic scaffold, UrsArc2.0 scaffold_15, whole genome shotgun sequence genomic region harbors:
- the CLTB gene encoding clathrin light chain B isoform X1, producing MADDFGFFSSSESGAPEAAEEDPAAAFLAQQESEIAGIENDEGFGAPAGSHGALAQPGPASGAGSEDMGTTVNGDVFQEANGPADGYAAIAQADRLTQEPESIRKWREEQRKRLQELDAASKVTEQEWREKAKKDLEEWNQRQSEQVEKNKINNRIADKAFYQQPDADIIGYVASEEAFVKESKEETPGTEWEKVAQLCDFNPKSSKQCKDVSRLRSVLMSLKQTPLSR from the exons ATGGCTGATGACTTTGGCTTCTTCTCGTCGTCGGAGAGCGGGGCCCCCGAGGCGGCCGAGGAGGACCCGGCGGCTGCCTTCCTGGCCCAGCAGGAGAGTGAGATCGCGGGCATAGAGAATGACGAGGGCTTCGGGGCACCTGCCGGCAGCCATGGGGCCCTCGCGCAGCCGGGACCCGCGAGTGGGG cTGGTTCTGAGGACATGGGGACCACGGTCAATGGAGATGTGTTTCAG GAGGCTAACGGTCCAGCAGATGGCTATGCGGCGATTGCCCAGGCCGACAGACTGACTCAGGAACCCGAGAGCATCCGCAagtggagagaggagcagaggaaacgGCTGCAGGAGCTGG ATGCTGCCTCCAAGGTGACGGAGCAGGAGTGGCGGGAGAAAGCCAAGAAGGACCTGGAGGAGTGGAACCAGCGTCAGAGCGAACAAGTCGAGAAGAACAAGATCAATAACCG GATCGCTGACAAAGCATTCTACCAGCAGCCAGATGCTGATATCATCGGCTATGT GGCATCTGAGGAGGCTTTTGTGAAGGAATCCAAGGAGGAAACCCCAggcacagagtgggagaaggtggctcagctgtgtgacttcaacCCCAAGAGCAGCAAGCAGTGCAAAGACGTGTCCCGCCTGCGCTCGGTGCTCATGTCCCTGAAGCAGACGCCGCTGTCCCGCTAG
- the CLTB gene encoding clathrin light chain B isoform X2: MADDFGFFSSSESGAPEAAEEDPAAAFLAQQESEIAGIENDEGFGAPAGSHGALAQPGPASGAGSEDMGTTVNGDVFQEANGPADGYAAIAQADRLTQEPESIRKWREEQRKRLQELDAASKVTEQEWREKAKKDLEEWNQRQSEQVEKNKINNRASEEAFVKESKEETPGTEWEKVAQLCDFNPKSSKQCKDVSRLRSVLMSLKQTPLSR; encoded by the exons ATGGCTGATGACTTTGGCTTCTTCTCGTCGTCGGAGAGCGGGGCCCCCGAGGCGGCCGAGGAGGACCCGGCGGCTGCCTTCCTGGCCCAGCAGGAGAGTGAGATCGCGGGCATAGAGAATGACGAGGGCTTCGGGGCACCTGCCGGCAGCCATGGGGCCCTCGCGCAGCCGGGACCCGCGAGTGGGG cTGGTTCTGAGGACATGGGGACCACGGTCAATGGAGATGTGTTTCAG GAGGCTAACGGTCCAGCAGATGGCTATGCGGCGATTGCCCAGGCCGACAGACTGACTCAGGAACCCGAGAGCATCCGCAagtggagagaggagcagaggaaacgGCTGCAGGAGCTGG ATGCTGCCTCCAAGGTGACGGAGCAGGAGTGGCGGGAGAAAGCCAAGAAGGACCTGGAGGAGTGGAACCAGCGTCAGAGCGAACAAGTCGAGAAGAACAAGATCAATAACCG GGCATCTGAGGAGGCTTTTGTGAAGGAATCCAAGGAGGAAACCCCAggcacagagtgggagaaggtggctcagctgtgtgacttcaacCCCAAGAGCAGCAAGCAGTGCAAAGACGTGTCCCGCCTGCGCTCGGTGCTCATGTCCCTGAAGCAGACGCCGCTGTCCCGCTAG